In a genomic window of Pirellulales bacterium:
- a CDS encoding farnesyl diphosphate synthase: MMETSTVPFTQLAAAAQAQISAALESYTNLPVDCPPRLAEAIRYSLLAPGKRLRPLLVLMAAEACGGNSEAAMPAACAVEMVHAYSLIHDDLPCMDDDDMRRGRPTCHKAFGEALAVLAGDALLTMAFEVLSRDVRPARVAADCCLELARAAGPAALVGGQADDLDGTSVAGDINRLEAIHRRKTGAMIQVSIRLGAMIVRASRRQRSALEKYGQRLGLAFQITDDLLDVGGNEQALGKRAGKDADRGKLTFPGLLGVDESRRRAEQLIAEALAAVASLGPQAEGLEALARAVLERNH, translated from the coding sequence ATGATGGAAACGTCGACAGTACCATTCACCCAGCTTGCCGCCGCCGCCCAGGCGCAAATCTCGGCGGCGCTCGAATCGTATACGAATCTTCCCGTGGATTGCCCGCCGCGACTCGCCGAAGCGATTCGCTACAGTCTGCTGGCCCCAGGAAAGCGTTTGCGCCCGCTATTGGTGTTAATGGCGGCCGAGGCTTGCGGTGGAAATAGCGAGGCCGCGATGCCGGCCGCTTGCGCGGTGGAAATGGTCCACGCCTACTCGCTCATCCATGATGATTTGCCCTGCATGGATGACGACGATATGCGACGGGGCCGTCCGACGTGTCACAAGGCGTTTGGCGAAGCATTGGCGGTGTTGGCGGGAGACGCATTGCTGACGATGGCCTTCGAAGTGCTTTCCCGCGATGTGCGTCCTGCCCGGGTGGCGGCCGACTGCTGCTTGGAATTGGCCCGCGCCGCCGGGCCGGCGGCACTGGTCGGAGGTCAGGCCGACGATCTGGACGGCACGAGTGTCGCGGGTGACATCAATCGCCTGGAAGCCATTCATCGGCGCAAAACGGGAGCCATGATTCAGGTCTCGATTCGGCTGGGCGCGATGATCGTTCGCGCGTCGCGCCGGCAGCGATCAGCACTCGAAAAATACGGCCAGCGGCTAGGGCTGGCATTTCAAATCACTGACGACTTGTTGGATGTGGGCGGGAATGAGCAGGCGCTGGGAAAGCGAGCGGGCAAGGACGCAGATCGGGGAAAGCTGACTTTCCCTGGCTTGTTGGGAGTGGACGAAAGCCGTCGCCGTGCCGAACAGTTGATTGCCGAGGCATTGGCGGCCGTGGCGTCCTTGGGCCCGCAAGCCGAGGGACTGGAAGCCTTGGCCCGAGCTGTGCTGGAAAGGAACCATTAG